A genomic segment from Nocardiopsis sp. Huas11 encodes:
- a CDS encoding Lrp/AsnC family transcriptional regulator: MQDSIAPNEFDLSLINALQIAPRASWTDLSPILEADPTTLARRWKRLQDDGLARVTAFPRPSVMARLNMAYVELSCRNGTIEQVASVLAEHPDTLSIQFIAGSHQLLLTVVPGAGLADYLLNWVGGFPDVISYHVHVVTGMPYEAQHWQVGALSPGQRRELRALVPPIESRTDSDHITELDQRVIDLLCNDGRVGYHDIAERLGIAPATAARRLNRLLREGILGLRCDISRGAMGWPVAAVLWGSAGADALDRAGDLGDRIPEVRLCSTLAGPENTHLVVWLRTAADLVRVERRLLDELPGLRIADRRVVLRTFKFMGGIVDAGQRFTRTVPLRPRAMQRA; the protein is encoded by the coding sequence ATGCAGGATTCCATCGCACCCAACGAGTTCGATCTCAGTCTGATCAACGCCCTGCAGATCGCCCCGCGCGCCTCCTGGACCGATCTCTCGCCGATCCTGGAGGCCGATCCGACGACCTTGGCGCGACGATGGAAACGGCTCCAGGACGACGGCCTGGCACGGGTCACGGCCTTCCCCCGGCCCAGCGTGATGGCCCGCCTGAACATGGCCTACGTGGAACTGAGCTGCCGCAACGGCACCATCGAGCAGGTCGCCTCGGTGTTGGCGGAGCACCCGGACACCTTGAGCATCCAGTTCATCGCCGGCTCGCACCAGCTCCTGCTCACCGTGGTCCCCGGAGCGGGTCTGGCCGACTACCTGCTCAACTGGGTCGGCGGCTTCCCGGACGTGATCTCCTACCACGTGCACGTGGTGACGGGCATGCCCTACGAGGCACAGCACTGGCAGGTCGGCGCGCTCTCCCCCGGCCAGCGCCGCGAGCTGCGTGCGCTCGTGCCGCCGATCGAGTCACGGACCGACAGCGACCACATCACCGAACTGGACCAGCGCGTCATCGACCTGCTGTGCAACGACGGACGCGTGGGCTATCACGACATCGCCGAGCGCCTGGGGATCGCGCCCGCCACGGCCGCCCGGCGACTCAACCGCCTCCTGCGCGAGGGCATCCTCGGCCTGCGCTGTGACATCTCACGCGGTGCCATGGGATGGCCGGTGGCGGCCGTGCTGTGGGGCTCGGCGGGTGCCGACGCCCTCGACCGGGCCGGGGACCTGGGCGATCGCATCCCCGAGGTGCGGCTCTGCAGCACGCTGGCGGGGCCGGAGAACACCCACCTGGTGGTGTGGCTGCGCACGGCGGCCGACCTGGTCCGCGTGGAACGCCGTCTGCTGGACGAACTGCCGGGGCTGCGCATCGCCGACCGGCGCGTGGTCCTGCGGACCTTCAAGTTCATGGGCGGCATCGTGGACGCCGGGCAGCGCTTCACCCGGACCGTCCCCCTCCGTCCGCGCGCCATGCAGCGCGCCTGA
- the blaOXA gene encoding class D beta-lactamase — MTVCGALALVAGAVSACGADHPAGPVPQQVSGSVSRGDVTTVERSDLESHFAEAGLEGTFVLYDAGSRVTTVVDPEQAEVRVPPASTFKIANTLIGLQTGAVADVDEVLPYGGEPQPVAEWEQDMGLREAFPASNVAVYQELARRVGHEPMAAWVDRLDYGNREIGDPEAVDRFWLEGPLAISAQEQTEFLALLARKELPVDTAHQEAVHEIALVEEEQDYRLYAKSGWGAEVDPAPGWWVGWVESGSDLHTFALRVDIEEDADAELREPLARDLLAELDILPPGTA, encoded by the coding sequence CGATCACCCCGCGGGGCCGGTGCCGCAGCAGGTCTCGGGCAGCGTGAGTCGCGGCGACGTGACCACCGTCGAGCGCTCCGACCTGGAGTCGCACTTCGCCGAAGCGGGGCTGGAGGGCACCTTCGTGCTCTACGACGCGGGATCGCGGGTGACCACCGTCGTCGACCCCGAGCAGGCCGAGGTGCGCGTGCCGCCCGCGTCCACGTTCAAGATCGCCAACACGCTGATCGGTCTCCAGACCGGTGCCGTGGCCGACGTGGACGAGGTGCTGCCCTACGGGGGCGAGCCGCAGCCGGTGGCGGAGTGGGAACAGGACATGGGCCTGCGCGAGGCCTTCCCCGCCTCGAACGTCGCCGTCTACCAGGAGCTCGCCCGACGGGTCGGGCACGAGCCGATGGCCGCGTGGGTCGACCGCCTGGACTACGGCAACCGCGAGATCGGCGACCCCGAGGCGGTCGACCGGTTCTGGCTGGAGGGCCCGCTGGCGATCTCGGCGCAGGAGCAGACCGAGTTCCTGGCCCTGCTGGCCCGCAAGGAGCTGCCGGTGGACACCGCCCACCAGGAGGCGGTGCACGAGATCGCCCTGGTGGAGGAGGAGCAGGACTACCGCCTCTACGCCAAGTCCGGCTGGGGCGCCGAGGTGGACCCCGCGCCCGGATGGTGGGTGGGCTGGGTGGAGAGCGGCTCCGACCTGCACACCTTCGCGCTGCGTGTGGACATCGAGGAGGACGCCGACGCCGAGCTGCGCGAGCCCCTGGCCCGCGATCTGCTGGCCGAGCTGGACATCCTGCCGCCCGGCACGGCCTGA